A stretch of DNA from Cerasicoccus sp. TK19100:
CGGCTTGCTTGGCGGTGGAGGCCTTTTTGTCCACCCAGACCAGCTTGCCATCTTTAAAGAGATAGGCCTGACGGGCGGTCAGCTTGCCGTTGGCAATCATGGGGACGCCAAAGGCCTCGGCCACGGCGTGGTCCTGATCGGCGACGAGGGTAAACGGAAAACGATACTTGTTTTTAAACGCCAACTGATCCGCCGCGTTGTCAGTGCTGACGCCGATCACGGTCACACCCATATCGGTCAACTCCGCATAGGCATCACGCAGGCTACAGCCTTGTTGGGTGCAGCCGCCGGTGTCGGCCTTGGGGTAAAAGTAAACGAGTAAAAACGGCTTGTCCGCGTAGTCCTCGAGCTTGAGCTCTTTGCCGTCCTGGTCGACGGTGGTTACGTCCGGAAGTTGCGAGCCGAGTTGGAGCTCTTCAGCGGAGCAATTAACGGCGGCAACAAACAGCAGGGAGGCTGCGAGAGAGAAGAATGATCGAAGCATGCCCTAATGTGTATGGGCTTTCTTCGCGTTGGCAAGTGCAGTGCGCGGATTAAGCGCTCTTGCGGCCAAGAATTCGGCGGAAGAATGACGGGCGCTCAGCGACTTCGTGCTTGCCGATTTGCTCGCTGCAGAGCTTCATCAAGCCAGAGCCCTGCTCCGGTCGCGTCTTGTATGCGGTAACCGATGTGTGAAGGGGCATGTGGTTGAGTGCTGATAGGTCTGCTTTGGTCCGTTTCATATTTTTGTATGTTGGATTAAACGGACGGATTTGCCAAAAGTTAAATGAATCGGGTATTCCCTATGTCATTGGTTTACAACCATCTAGGCAGTTGTTAAAGCCAGGTAAAAGCACGGCCTACACTGAGTGCCCGCCCCCGCCGATGGGGCTCGGGTGTAGCCAGTAGATTGCTGTACAAAAAGCCCTCGGCACGGAATATTTCCCTTGCTCAAGGCTCATTAATGCAGGCTTTTTACTGGCTTTTACATTCACAATCTCTCACACTGCATTTTTCCACGAACCACTTGAGTAACGATGAAATACCTTACCACACTTCTGATACTTTCTTTCGCCGCGACAGCGGCACACGCGGACTTTTTCGGCAAGCTGAAGGAATCCGCCAGCGAGCAGGCTGATAGCGCGCAATCGAGTGCCTTGGACGCCGCCACCAACGCCATGGGTGAAGACAACGCTGCCAAGGTCAAGCAGGCTGCTGACATGCAGAGCATGGTCTCCAGTGCCGTCGATACCTCCAAACAGCTCGGGGCTCTGCTGGGCAATAATCCGGAGCTCAAGTCGCTCCTGACCAATTCCATGACGTCGCTGGCGCAAGGGCAGGATTTCATTGCCTTG
This window harbors:
- a CDS encoding peroxiredoxin — its product is MLRSFFSLAASLLFVAAVNCSAEELQLGSQLPDVTTVDQDGKELKLEDYADKPFLLVYFYPKADTGGCTQQGCSLRDAYAELTDMGVTVIGVSTDNAADQLAFKNKYRFPFTLVADQDHAVAEAFGVPMIANGKLTARQAYLFKDGKLVWVDKKASTAKQADDVKAAIGELG